From the genome of Thermus albus:
GCCCTAGACCTGGATCACGCCCAGATTGGGCTTATCGGCATTCCCGACCAGCCGGGGATTGCCGCCAAGGTTTTCCAGGCCTTGGCGGAGAGGGGCATCGCCGTGGACATGATCATCCAAGGGGTTCCCGGGCACGATCCTTCCCGGCAGCAGATGGCCTTTACCGTGAAGAAGGATTTCGCCCAGGAGGCCCTCGAGGCCCTGGAACCTGTCCTGGCCGAGATCGGGGGGGAGGCCCTTCTCCGCCCTGACATCGCCAAGGTCTCCATCGTGGGGGTGGGGTTGGCCTCGGCCCCGGAGATCCCCGCCAAGATGTTCCAGGCGGTGGCCTCCACCGGGGCCAACATTGAGATGATCGCCACCAGCGAGGTGCGCATCTCCGTCATCATCCCTGCCCAGTATGCCGAGGCGGCCCTAAGGGCGGTGCACCAGGCCTTTGAGCTGGACAAGCCCTGATGGAAAGGACCTTCCTCTCTTGGGAGGATCTCCTTCGCCTGGTACGCCACCTGGTTGGGAGGCTTCCGGGGGAGGAGTTTGACCTCATCCTGGGCATCGCCCGGGGCGGGCTCATCCCCACGGCCCTTCTGGCCCAGGCCTTGGGGATGCGGGACATCCTAACGGCAGCGGTGGTGTTCTACGAGGGGGAGGAGGCTCTTCCTGAGCCGGTGTTCTTGCAGTTTCCCCCGGATCCTTTGCTTTTCGGCAAAAGGGTTTTGGTGGTGGATGACGTGTGGGACTCGGGGCGGACAGCCCTGGCGGTGAAGCTCCGGGTGCGCCAGGCGGGTGGGTTTCCCTTGGTGGCCACCCTGCACTTCAAGCCCGGCCGGAACCAGGTGCCGGACCAACCCGACGTGTACGCCGAGGCCACGGAGGCCTGGGTGGTCTACCCTTGGGCCCCGGAGGCCTGGATGAAAACGTAAGCCACCCTGGCCTTGGGCCAGGGTGGGGTGCGAAAGCCCTAAATGAGCCCCAGAGCCTTTACCTGTTCCATCTCGTCCAGAAGCTCCTGGGCGGTGATCTCCATCCGCTTGCGGGCGAAGTCGTTGATCTCCAAACCCCGGACGATCTCGTACCTCCCATCCTTGGCGGTGACGGGGAAGGAGTAGACGATCCCCTCGGGGACCCCGTAGGAGCCGTCGGAAGGGATGGCCATGGAAACCCAGTCCCCTTCAGGGGTGCCCAAGGCCCAGTCGCGGATGTGCTCGATGGCGGCGTTGGCGGCGCTGGCGGCGCTGGAAGCCCCCCGGGCTTGGATGATGGCCGCGCCCCTTTGGGCCACGGTGGGGATGAACTCCTTTTCGTACCACTCCATGTCCACCAGCTCCAAGGCGGGTTTGCCGTCCACCTCCGCATGGAAGAGGTCGGGGAACATGGTGGAGGAGTGGTTGCCCCAAACGGCAATCCGGCGGATGCGGTCCACGGGAACACCCGTCTTCTTGGCCAGTTGGGCCTTGGCCCGGTTGTGGTCCAGCCGGGTCATGGCGGTAAAGTTTCTGGGATCCAGGCCCTCGGCGTTTTTGTAGGCGATGAGGGCGTTGGTGTTGGCGGGGTTGCCCACCACCAGGACCTTAACCTCCCGCTTGGCCGCCTCCGCCAGGGCCCGGCCTTGCTCGGTGAAGATCTTGCCGTTCATCTCCAGGAGGTCGCGGCGCTCCATGCCCGCCTTCCTGGGGGCTGCTCCCACCAAAAGGGCGTAGTCGGCGTCCTTAAAGGCCACCTTAGGGTCATCCGTGGCCACGATCCCCGCCAAGAGGGGGAAGGCGCAGTCCTCCAGCTCCATGATGACCCCCTCCAAGGCTCTCAGGGCCTGGGGTATCTCAAGAAGCTGGAGGATCACGGGTTGGTCCTTTCCCAGCATCTCCCCTGCAGCGATGCGGAAAAGAAGGCTGTAGCCGATCTGGCCTGCGGCGCCGGTTACCGCCACGCGAACGGGGCCTTTCATCTTGTACCTCCCTGGGCCTACGCCCAAGGGGATTTTACCTTAAAGCCTCCGGTAAATGCGTCTTTCCGCCTCTATGGCCTGGTCCAGTTCCTGGATTTCTCGCAGGATCTCCAGGCTGGGGTTACGGTGAAGCTCTTCTTTCAGCTTGGCTCGACGCTCCAGGTAATAGGCTTCCCGCAAGCGGGCCAGGGTTTTTTCCAGGAGTTCTGGGAACCTGGGCTCGTCCATGGAGGGGACCAGCATCAGCCTTTCCAGAAGGATGCCCCCCGCTTCTTTGCGGCTTAGCACCTGGCGCAGGTAATCCCGTCGGGGTTCGCGGCTGGCCAGCTCCAAGAACTCGGAGAGCAGGGAGCCTTCCGGGGGCCATACGTGAAGGGCCGTGTGGTGCACCCACTCGGCAAAGCGCTCCTCCGGAAGGGAGAGGAGGAGGGCCATCACGTCCAGCTCCAGGAGGAGGACCCGGTTTTTGGGCTCGGCCTTGGGGGGTTGGGGGGGTGGGCGCTTGCCCCGTTTGAGGCTGGCCAGGTAGTCCTCCAGTTGCCTGGGGGAAAGGCCCAGCCGCTCCACCACCAGGGCCTTAAGGCGGTCGGCCACGGGGTCAAAGGGTTCTGAGGAAAGCATCCTGGGGGTGAGGGCTTCCAAGGCTTTCCGCTTGTGCTCGGGCCGGGTTAGGTCCAGGCCCCGGCTGGCCTCCTGGAAGCGGAACTCCACCTCGGGGAGGGCCTCCTCCAGGGCCTTTTGGAAGAGGGCCGGACCCTCAGGGAGGAGAAGGAGCTCCCCGGGGTCCTTGCGGGGCAGGCGCACGGCATAGAAGAGGAACTTCCGGGCCAAGGAGAGGTCCAGGCTCTGCAGGGTGGCCCTTTGCCCGGCCTCGTCGGCGTCAAAGGCCAGGTAGACCTCCCGCACCTCCTGCATCGCCAAAAGGTGGGCCTGCTCCTCGGAAAGCCCCGAGCCCAAAACCGCCACCGCCTCGGTGAAGCCCATCTGGTGGAGGGCGATGGCGTCAAAAAGCCCTTCCACCACGATGGCCCGCCCCTCGCGCAGTTTGGCCTTGGCCTCGGGGTAGGCGAAGAGCACCTCCCGCTTGCGGAAGAGGGGGGTTTCCGGGGAGTTCAGGTACTTGGGGGCCTCATCCCCCAGGGCCCTCCCCGTGAAGGCCACGATCCTCCCCAGGTGGTCCTTGATGGGGAAGGTGATGCGGTTCCGGAAGCGGTCGTAGAAGCGCCCGTCCTTTTCCGCCAGGACCCCGGCCTTAAGGCCTTCCTCCGGGCTGATGCCGTGCCGGCTCAGGTGGGTGAGGAGGCCATCCCCCTTGGGGGGGGCATAGCCCAGGCCAAAGTGGGCTATGCTTTCCGGGTTGAGGCCTCGGCTTTCCAGATACGCCTGGGCCTCGAGGGAGGCCTTTAGCCCCTCCAGGAAGTAGGCTTGGGCCAGCTTCAGAACGTCAAAAAGCTCCCGGCGTTTGGCGGGCGTGCCGGCTTTAGGGATCTCCACCCCAGCCTCCTCCGCCAGGCGCTCCAAGGCCCCAAGGAAGTCCAGGCCCTCAATCTTTTCCACGAAGGCGAGAAGGTCCCCCCCTGCTTTGCAGCCGAAGCAGTGAAAGAGCCCCTTCTCCTCGTCCACGTAGAAGGAGGGGGTCTTTTCCTGGTGGAAGGGGCAGAGGCCCTTCCAGCGGCCGCGGCCCGCGGGCTTCAAGGCCACGTACCGGGAAACCACCTCCTTGAGGGAGAGGCGGCGCTTGATGGCCTCTACCGCTTGACCGGTGTCCATCCTACCCCCCGCTTACGCCAAAGCCTTAGGACCCACCTTCCCAGGATACCGTAACCCCGGAGGCGGCCTTCCGGCTTGGCCCCCGCCAAGACCGCGTGCCAGACTTGGGTCAGGGGCACGGAGGGGACAAAGCTTAGGAGGTGGTCCACCCTTTCCCCTTCCTCCAGAAGGAGTTGGGACCTTAAGAGCCTGGCCACCTCCAGGTGCACGGCGAACCCCGTGCGGTGGGTCTGGTAGAGGAGGTACTGGGAGAGGGTCTGGGCCCTTCTTGGGGCCTTGGGCCACAGGTAAAGGGCCAAGGAGGTCAGGGCCAGATGGTAAACGTAGGGATTGGATAGCCGCCTGGCCTCCCGTAAGGCCTCCTTGAGGAGGGGGGTGGGGTCTTGGCCCTTTTGCCAGCGGTGGTGGGCCAGGGCCAATACCGCCAGGCCTTTGCCGTCGGGATGCCGCAGGGCTTCTTGGAAAAGATCCTCCCGGAAGCGCCCCCTCAAGGTCCAGGCGGAGAGGAGGGCGGCAGCCAGCCAGGGGTGGGGCATCTGGCGGTAAGCGGCCTCCCCTTCCTCCAGGGCCTGGGGGAGGCGGCCGGTTTCCAGAAGGAGGCGGATCCGGGTGGCGTGGAAGCGGGTTTCCGACTCCAGGTCCCCGGGCGGTGCCTCCGTTAGCAGGGCCTCCGCTTCGGCGTAGCGGCCCAGGTCCATGAGGAGGCCCGCCCTTAGGCTCTGCCGGTGGATCTTGAGGGGGGTGGGGACCAGGGGATGGGGTTCGGTGAGGACCTCCAGGGCTTGCCGGGGCTGGAAGGCCCGCCAAAGGGCCCCCGCCACCCTAAGCCGGGCCTGGGCCTCCTCTAGGGGGTAGGGTTTGAGGCCGGAAAGCAAGGGGAGGAGGTCCAAGGGATGTGTGGCCTGGCGGAAAGCCTCCAGGACAGGGTCTTGGGACCTAGGGCCTCCTCTGGCTTCCTGGTCCAGGCCAAGGGAGGCCCGGGCGTCCTTTAGTTCCTTCGCTAGAGGTTCCCGCCAGTCTGGAGGAGCGGCCTCCAAGGCTTCTTGGTAAAGGGGTATGGCCCTTTCCGGATGGCCTTGCCGCCAGGCGGCCTGGGCAAGGATCCGGAAGGCCTGTGCGGCTTCCCGTCCGTGCCCTGCCCGCTTCAGGTGCTGGGCCATGGGCCATAGGGCCCGCTTTTCCCGGTAAAACTGGGCCGCCTCCAGATGCCAGGCCTTGGCCCGGCTTTCCGGCACCAGGGCTCGGGCTGCCTGTAGGACCTCGGGCAGGGGTGTGCCCTCCTCCACAAGGCCCTCCTCTTCCAAGCGCTTGGGGGAAAAGGTGCCCACAAGCCGCTCTAAAAGCTCCCTTAGGCCTTCCCAACCGCGAGGGGGGGGCCCAGGATCTTCCGGGGAGGGGATTAGGGCCTCGTGCACCACTCCCAGGGCGAGGAGGGCGTTCCGTTCTCCGGGGGGGAGGGCATCCAAGGCGGGCTGAAGGGCGAGAAGCGGGGGTGCCTTCAGACCCCTCACCTCCAGGACGGGCTGGAGGATGGGCCTACGGCTCTCCACCAGGAGCATGAGGTTGGGAAAGGGATGCTCAAGGAGGCGCCGCAGGGTGGCATCAGGGGCGTGGAGGTTCTTGGCCAGCAAAAACACGGGATGGGGTAGGTTTTCCAAAACCCTTTTCCAAGCTTCAAAGATGGTTTGCTCCAGAACGTTCCGCTCCCAGGGGGGACGGGCCACCCTAGCCAACCTAGCCCCTTCGGGGCCCTTTTCCTCGAGGCCCAGGCTGTAGCGCAGGGCCAAGGAGAGCTGGGGAGGGAGTTTCCCCAGGGCCAGGAACCTTTCCACTTGGCCAAAGGTTGCCTCCACCGCCTGGCGCAAGGTGGCGCGCAAGGGTGTCTCGGGCCCCATACGGTCCAGGACCACCACGGGATGGGGCCAGGTTTCCAAAAACTTCTCCAGGATTAGGCTTTTGCCGCTTCCCGGCGGGCCCACCAGGTTCAGGCGGGCGGGGAAACGACCGAAGGTTTTCTGAAGGAGGGCCAGAAGAGCCTGGCCGTCCGGGTCAAGCTTCACCTGGACCGCCTTCACCCGGGACACCTCCACCGTTCCCAGGCCCTTGGCCTCCCGGAGGCCCAGGCCTTCCGCCTCCACCCCTCGGGCCAGGGCCAGGGTTTGGGACTCGGTGAGCACCTCTCCCGGGAGGGCCATCTTGCTGAGCCGCTCCGCCAGGACCACCGGGGGGCCCACCGCGGTGGGTTCGCCTGCCTGGCCGCTTCCCAAGGGGGCCCAAAGCACCTCCCCGCTGGCCACCCCGGCCCGGGCGGGCAAAGGGGAGGTGCGCACCATCTCCAAGGCGGCCTCCAGGGCCCGCCAGGGCTCTTTGCCTCGAGCCCTGGGGGCCCCAAAGAGGACCAGGATCCCATCCCCCAGGAAGCGGTGGACGAAACCTCCTTTGGCCCGGGCCACGCGAGCGGCCTCCTCGAGGGCCTCCTGCAGGTGCTGGTAGGCCACCTGGAGGCCAGCTTGGAAGTGCTGGCTGGAGTTCACCAGATCGTAGAAGAGAACGCTTACATACCGCCTTTCCTCGGGCAAAAGGGCCCCCAGGGCCCGGCCGCAGGCCATGCAAAAACGGGCCTCGGGGGGGTTTTTCTGCCCGCATTCGCAGCGCATCTCACTCCCGGAAGAGCATTAAAGGTGGCCAGAGGAGCACCTCGGCCATCTCCGGCAAGGGATCTTCCGCATACACCACCAGGGGCAGGAGGCTTTCCAGCAAGTAAAAGCCCTCGTCCAAGGGGAGGGCTTTTCCCCCTAGGCGGTAGGACGCCCCCTCCCGTTGCCAGAAGGCCTCCCCTCTGAGGGGTTTGGCCTCCCGCACCATCCCGTGCAGGAGCACCCAGGTGGGGCCGGTGGGGGCAGGGGGGGTACCCCGGTCAAAGGCGTAGAAGACCTGGCCCCGGGCCAGGCCCTCCAGCAAGGGGCTTCCCCAAGGTTCGGGGAACAGGTAAGCCTCCACCCCATGGGCTCGGAAACGGGCGAAGAAGCCCTCGGGGCTTTCCTCTATGGCGCGGCCGGTGGCGGTGGCCCTGGGGGTCATGGCTAAAGTCTAATGCAGGGTCCTCTGGGGTAGGGAGAGGGTGAGGTGGGCGGCCAGGAAAAGGGCCGCTTCCTTGTCCAGGTACTGGTTGCCGTTGCCGCACTTGGGGGAGAGGACGCACCGGGGGCAACCTTCCTGGCAGGGGCAGGCCTTGAGGAGCTCCAAGGCCGCCTGGATCCACTGGGGGAAGCGGCGGGCCGCCTGGCGGGCGTAGCCCACGCCCCCGGGGTAGCCGTCGTAGATGAAGATGGTGGGGCCGCCGCCCGAGGGCAGGGGCTTGGGGTAGAAGGGGTAGGAAAGCCCCCCAATGTCCTGCCTTTCCGCCAGGACGAAAAGGGGCAAAAGGCCGATCAAGGTGTGCTCCAGGGCGTGGATGCCCCCGGGGATCCGGTGGGGTGGGACCACCAAGGGGGGGTGGAACCAAAGGGCCTCGGTGGGGAAGGTGATCTCCGGCAAATCCAAGGGCACTTCTTCCAGGACGCTTCCTGTGAAGAAGCGCTTCTTGGCATAGGCCACCACCCGCTCCCGCAAGACCACCTGGCCCACCCAGACCCCATGGGCCAAGGCTTCCCCGGAGAGGACTTCCAGGTGGGTTTCCGCCCGGGGCTCGGTGTAGTAGTCCTCGAGGGCGGGAAGAAGCCAGATCTCCCGCCTTTGGGGGTCGATGTTCCGCACCAGGTAGCTCTCCCCCCCGTGCAGGTAGACCGCCCCCGGGTGGGCCTCCCAGTAGGCCTGGCGCTCGTCCAGGTAGCCCAGGACCTCCCCATCCGGGCCCTTTAGGGTGAAGGTGGACCCCAGGCCCCTCAGGGAGATGTCCCGGTGAGGGCGGCGCTTGGGGGTGTAGTAGCGGCCGTCCTTTTCCCTAAGTTGGGCCAACGCCTCTGGGCAGAGGATCTCCTCCCGCACAAGGGGTTTCTCCCAGGCGGCCGCGTGCAGGTGGAGGGGACAGAGCACGGGGTTTTGCGGATCCGCCACCGCCACCTCGGGAGGGGTCCTTAGGAGGAGTTCGGGCCGGTGGAGAAAGTATTCGTCCAAGGGGTCTTCCCGGGGGATGTAGACCACCAGGGCCCTCCGCCTCCCCCTTCCCGCCCTGCCCGCCCGCTGCCAGAAGGCGGAGATGGACCCGGGATAGCCCACCAGGACCACGGCGTCCAGTTCCCCGATGTCCACCCCCAGTTCCAAGGCGCTGGTGGAGACCAGGACCCGCACCTCCCCAGACTTCAAGCCCTCCTCCAGGCGGCGCCTTTCCTTGGCGGTGTAGCCCGCCCGGTAGGGGCGCACCTTGGGGTGGGCCGCGTAGCGGGCGATGAGCTCGGCGCTCCTTCGGGCGTTGGTGAAGATGATTCCCCTTAAACCCCCTTCCGCCAAGGCCCGGGCCAGGTAGGCGGCCTCCAGGAGGGGGCTTCGCCGCCTCTCCCCCTTGGCGTCCAGGGGCTTGGGAAGGAGCACCAAAAGCTCCCGTTCCGAGCGGGCCACCTCCTCCCGGAGCTCCACGAAGGGAAGGCCGGTCAGACCTTCTGCGTGCTCCTTGGCGTTGCCGATGGTGGCGCTGGCGGCGATCACCTGGGGGTTGGCCCCGTAGTGGCGGGCCAGGCGCAGGAGGCGGAAGAGGACCAGGGCCACGTGGGTGCCGAAGACCCCTCGGTAGGCGTGGAGCTCGTCCAGCACCAGGTAGCGGAGCTGGGAAAGGAAGGGGGCCCACTCCCCATGCCGGGGCAGGAGGCCGAAGTGGAGCATGTCGGGGTTGCTGAGGAGGACCAGGCCCTCTTGGCGAGCCTTCCGTCTAAGGTCGGCGCGCGTGTCCCCATCGTAGGGATAAACCCCTTGGACCCCCAAGGCCTCGGCCATGGCCCTAAGGCGCCGCAGTTGGTCGTGGGCCAGGGCCTTGGTGGGGAAGAGGAGGAGGCTGGTTTCTCCCTCCAGGGCGGCCTTGAGCACCGGGGCCTGGAAGACCAGGCTCTTACCGGCGGC
Proteins encoded in this window:
- a CDS encoding phosphoribosyltransferase encodes the protein MERTFLSWEDLLRLVRHLVGRLPGEEFDLILGIARGGLIPTALLAQALGMRDILTAAVVFYEGEEALPEPVFLQFPPDPLLFGKRVLVVDDVWDSGRTALAVKLRVRQAGGFPLVATLHFKPGRNQVPDQPDVYAEATEAWVVYPWAPEAWMKT
- a CDS encoding DEAD/DEAH box helicase; amino-acid sequence: MLPEALRGWASYRDWLEADPEFQGRIVFARTLPQNPPKTVPYQGAFAGVLEALGLKPFAHQKEALLAVEEGNNVVMAYSTAAGKSLVFQAPVLKAALEGETSLLLFPTKALAHDQLRRLRAMAEALGVQGVYPYDGDTRADLRRKARQEGLVLLSNPDMLHFGLLPRHGEWAPFLSQLRYLVLDELHAYRGVFGTHVALVLFRLLRLARHYGANPQVIAASATIGNAKEHAEGLTGLPFVELREEVARSERELLVLLPKPLDAKGERRRSPLLEAAYLARALAEGGLRGIIFTNARRSAELIARYAAHPKVRPYRAGYTAKERRRLEEGLKSGEVRVLVSTSALELGVDIGELDAVVLVGYPGSISAFWQRAGRAGRGRRRALVVYIPREDPLDEYFLHRPELLLRTPPEVAVADPQNPVLCPLHLHAAAWEKPLVREEILCPEALAQLREKDGRYYTPKRRPHRDISLRGLGSTFTLKGPDGEVLGYLDERQAYWEAHPGAVYLHGGESYLVRNIDPQRREIWLLPALEDYYTEPRAETHLEVLSGEALAHGVWVGQVVLRERVVAYAKKRFFTGSVLEEVPLDLPEITFPTEALWFHPPLVVPPHRIPGGIHALEHTLIGLLPLFVLAERQDIGGLSYPFYPKPLPSGGGPTIFIYDGYPGGVGYARQAARRFPQWIQAALELLKACPCQEGCPRCVLSPKCGNGNQYLDKEAALFLAAHLTLSLPQRTLH
- a CDS encoding malate dehydrogenase gives rise to the protein MKGPVRVAVTGAAGQIGYSLLFRIAAGEMLGKDQPVILQLLEIPQALRALEGVIMELEDCAFPLLAGIVATDDPKVAFKDADYALLVGAAPRKAGMERRDLLEMNGKIFTEQGRALAEAAKREVKVLVVGNPANTNALIAYKNAEGLDPRNFTAMTRLDHNRAKAQLAKKTGVPVDRIRRIAVWGNHSSTMFPDLFHAEVDGKPALELVDMEWYEKEFIPTVAQRGAAIIQARGASSAASAANAAIEHIRDWALGTPEGDWVSMAIPSDGSYGVPEGIVYSFPVTAKDGRYEIVRGLEINDFARKRMEITAQELLDEMEQVKALGLI
- the dnaG gene encoding DNA primase, which translates into the protein MDTGQAVEAIKRRLSLKEVVSRYVALKPAGRGRWKGLCPFHQEKTPSFYVDEEKGLFHCFGCKAGGDLLAFVEKIEGLDFLGALERLAEEAGVEIPKAGTPAKRRELFDVLKLAQAYFLEGLKASLEAQAYLESRGLNPESIAHFGLGYAPPKGDGLLTHLSRHGISPEEGLKAGVLAEKDGRFYDRFRNRITFPIKDHLGRIVAFTGRALGDEAPKYLNSPETPLFRKREVLFAYPEAKAKLREGRAIVVEGLFDAIALHQMGFTEAVAVLGSGLSEEQAHLLAMQEVREVYLAFDADEAGQRATLQSLDLSLARKFLFYAVRLPRKDPGELLLLPEGPALFQKALEEALPEVEFRFQEASRGLDLTRPEHKRKALEALTPRMLSSEPFDPVADRLKALVVERLGLSPRQLEDYLASLKRGKRPPPQPPKAEPKNRVLLLELDVMALLLSLPEERFAEWVHHTALHVWPPEGSLLSEFLELASREPRRDYLRQVLSRKEAGGILLERLMLVPSMDEPRFPELLEKTLARLREAYYLERRAKLKEELHRNPSLEILREIQELDQAIEAERRIYRRL
- a CDS encoding adenylate/guanylate cyclase domain-containing protein, yielding MRCECGQKNPPEARFCMACGRALGALLPEERRYVSVLFYDLVNSSQHFQAGLQVAYQHLQEALEEAARVARAKGGFVHRFLGDGILVLFGAPRARGKEPWRALEAALEMVRTSPLPARAGVASGEVLWAPLGSGQAGEPTAVGPPVVLAERLSKMALPGEVLTESQTLALARGVEAEGLGLREAKGLGTVEVSRVKAVQVKLDPDGQALLALLQKTFGRFPARLNLVGPPGSGKSLILEKFLETWPHPVVVLDRMGPETPLRATLRQAVEATFGQVERFLALGKLPPQLSLALRYSLGLEEKGPEGARLARVARPPWERNVLEQTIFEAWKRVLENLPHPVFLLAKNLHAPDATLRRLLEHPFPNLMLLVESRRPILQPVLEVRGLKAPPLLALQPALDALPPGERNALLALGVVHEALIPSPEDPGPPPRGWEGLRELLERLVGTFSPKRLEEEGLVEEGTPLPEVLQAARALVPESRAKAWHLEAAQFYREKRALWPMAQHLKRAGHGREAAQAFRILAQAAWRQGHPERAIPLYQEALEAAPPDWREPLAKELKDARASLGLDQEARGGPRSQDPVLEAFRQATHPLDLLPLLSGLKPYPLEEAQARLRVAGALWRAFQPRQALEVLTEPHPLVPTPLKIHRQSLRAGLLMDLGRYAEAEALLTEAPPGDLESETRFHATRIRLLLETGRLPQALEEGEAAYRQMPHPWLAAALLSAWTLRGRFREDLFQEALRHPDGKGLAVLALAHHRWQKGQDPTPLLKEALREARRLSNPYVYHLALTSLALYLWPKAPRRAQTLSQYLLYQTHRTGFAVHLEVARLLRSQLLLEEGERVDHLLSFVPSVPLTQVWHAVLAGAKPEGRLRGYGILGRWVLRLWRKRGVGWTPVKR